AGCGCTTGATTTGTGGCACAACTTCCTTTTCTTAAACCACACTTAGTCACTGATACATTGTActagcaaaacaggagtggaaacgaacgcacacatcccaatccaccaacaccgtgccaaaaatattatactGTTTactatcgggcctattaataatgttattgtagtaattgggatgacgtcataaatcCTATTATCGTTTCCCTattgtgtgtgatgatcactcagcacagacctctgAAGGCTAAAGAAGCATtttatattctctctggccaagataacaaaacaatccttaccgtgtgtgcaagctggAGTGACTGAAGATAACAGTGGTGAGTCGGGGAGGCTTGTTGGCCGGAAcacgtcacgagtgacacaaccagacactgctagatgcaggctaactacacaaaaacacgttgtgaacatgtgacggaaactatagctcgttctcgtctcgttctcgtctgacGAAAATTAGCATTTGTATCATTATTTAAGTCTCCCAAAACATTTTTAGCTCAatatcgtcatcgtcatgaaaagtgttcattgacgtaatattttcgttattgttgTCGACGAAAACGATGCTGGTACAAGTTCTATTTCCTGGTCCGTCAATCTACGGCCGGATCAAGTCTTGCCATTTAGCTCACACCAAACAGGAACTGGAAAGGCAGCAATATGCTGTCTTTCAAAGTAAATAAtgtttataaaaaaattatgcatctaatttttaatatattttattgaattgtccacaaaacaaaatgtatatTGGTCATTTGCATGGGATGCACAGTGCTTGTGTATCTCCAAACaatcaaatatattttaaaatgacgaAAGGAAATTACTTTCTTCCTAAAATTGTTTGTGTCTGTGCGTATGTCGATTTGTAGGGGGTGTCTGTGTCTGTGGATTGTTGTGTGCTTTTATGTGTGTAGAACGGAATGAAACTGTGGCTAAACTGTACCATTGGCTTTTGTGCATTTTTGACGAATATATATGCTTTTTTTGTCCGAGAATTCTATCACAAAAATAAACTTTGTGTTGACTGTCATTGGGGAAAAAGTCAATGTATCGGGCAACCGATAAATTAGGGAACCTCTAGTCAGTGTATCGCATCCTCATTTGAGGGAATAAACAGGCTACTACTCCGTCCATGCTCCCGACTGCAATCATGTTTTTATTGACACACAGATGAACCAGTCAAACTTTACTGGAGGAACCGATGTCAGAGCCCCTTTAGCTTGATATCAATCTTCCAGGCGCCGGGCTTTGATTGACTTATGTGACAGCAAGTCATGTCTTGTTTTTACATGAGTCATAATGCAAGCTTCATGCGTTGCATCTAACCTCATTGCCAGTGCAAACTCTTGGCAGTCCTGTATGCTaaattatatacatacatacattcataCATCGTTGTATATAGGTCTAAAAGTTTGGGTTGGTCATTTGAAAAGTAGCTCACCAGGCAAAAAGTGTAGATAATAAGCTGTAGGAAAGACAAAACAAAGTTATACCCATTCAACTTTGAACGGTTCACCTGTTTGTTTTGCACATTCCTGAACagagtttgtgtttgatagttgATACCTAGTTGCGCACTTGCTTGTCAGTTTGCAGATATTGTTTATTTTCATAGATGTGACTGATACATACTGTTCATAAAGTTCTTTCCTTgaataaaaacaatttaaaaccaGTACGTTATGATGAATAGTCAACCTTACAGTATTACGTTATATGGAAACTTTATAGTTTACAATAGGGGAAAACAGTAGCTATGGCACATAGAAAATGTCTTTCTAAATTGGATCGACTCCTTCTGCATATTTTTAATCCAAAACGtattaaaaaatcttttaagtGTTTTATTTAACTTCTGTTCTCAGTCTCAATGCACATTCCTTCAAAAAAGAGACACAGCATGCTTGATTTTTCTTAATTTACTCCTAGTTACTCATCATTACCAATCAATACAGCAATCAAAATTGAAAAACCTGTTAAATTAGATTTCTGTGAATAATAATTACCTGGTACATAAATGTAATAAATGTTGTATTCATGAACATTTCGTTCTTGCACGAAAATTGAAGTTTTTAATATTAGAatgcagcagtgttgttttttggcAGCCGAACGAAAATactttagtcttagtcatattgtagtcatttcaaaatatgttcgtctttgtctagttttagtccacAAAACCTCGTACAAATtcagtctagttttagtcgacaatttctgaaaatgttttcgtctgtaaaattcaaaagatttagtcaaaaaataaaggtttctaaTAAAAACGAATGAAAGACAAACGAGCACGTATTGTCGcgcctacaaggacaatgccaactttggGATaacacacactcagcaggaaaaccagTACATCTGATCGTTTTCAGTTAAACCCAACTGGAAGCAAAAAATCATCTGAGCGTTTAACACTGGGGaatctgggatttttttgtttttgttgctatTCTTAGAGTCTAGCCAAAAGTTGCAAGCAATCAGTATTTCCCAGTAATTGCTCATTTACCAAACAAAATAGCTGAAGTGGGCTAAAAGCCAAGTGCCATTTTGCCAACTGAAACTCCTCTAGACTTACAGACCAGAAAAGCAAAGTGGCTGTTCTTTAGACAGGCCAGTGTTTTAAGAAGACGCTCACCATTCTGTaggtaatgctaacgcgaatgctacgctaacagtaggagttacatttaaagtctgatgatcactcagcaccagtgttgttaataacggcgttggaatataactgcgttatttttttcagtagtgagtaatctcattttctcattttggcaacgctgttaccgttactgacgcgggaaaggcgtgcgttactatgttggttgaatgacgcgagaaaagtctgagagagacggactcacggagacgagagagcagagcaggagtggggaggaggcaagggagttgtgacaccgttggaaacgcgatgctaggtggctccaataatacctgactgtagccgatagcctacaaactatgcccacattatgctacagtagatatgacatattatagaactagatgcaaatgacacacGGCGAAATTTGCAACATGTATAATGAGctagatgtgttagtaaacaaccgccatcttaaagcagtagacttctcaggaaggctctgatgtagagaaccttcctagtgaacctatgtaactttttatctaaaatgctcctaaatcggcaaaatcttgacttaaaatgatgaaatagttttaaaacttacacatgtcgaaagtagatggaagggaactaatgcaataacgggagcaattttatcaattgtcgattcacaacattaaatgacttccacacataacaaaggttactatctagttatcgcaatatccgcaatacccctttgtctagttaagtttagggtaaagaattgggcttgagccaattgtcccaaaaaccctctaAACtttacattgtgtgacctgtgtttttttttttttttttttgaaaaaaaaaacataaattatcaccagttactttgctaagtaactaattactcttacattcaggtaactgagttaacgcaattactttttgggggaagtaatttgtaactgcaattaattagtttttttaaagtaagattaacaacactgctcagcaCAAACCTTTAAAGGCTCAAGCAGCATTGCACATTCTCTCTAGccaagaaaagaaaacaaatctccCTCTGttaccaaacaagcaagatcagCGCAGCCTACCTTtcgacacatcctaaactctggtgaggagagtgagggagaggcgcCGCACTTCTCACATGACTAACACGACCCaagcactgctacgatgcaaacTGACatctccacgtacaatatgaaaatgtcacgcattgtaaaCAAACTAGTATAACGGAGACTATGTCGCATTTACATCTCGTCTCGTcatacgaaaactggcattcgtctcgttatgttctagtctcccaagccacgtttttagttCCTCATCgtcgtgaaaaaaaatgttggtcgACATATTTTCATTCTCGTTATTGTTGACGGAAACAACACCGCAACGCTGGCAGATTGATTGCTCTTGAATTTTCTATAAGTACATGCAATTTCCCTCATGTGGTTTCCTTTCTCTTTGACTCAGGCATCCGACCCCCCATCCTGAACGGGCCTATGCACCCACGGCCGCTTGTAGCGCTGTTAGACGGGCGCGACTGCACTGTTGAAATGCCCATCCTCAAAGATGTTGCTACTGTGGCCTTCTGTGACGCACAGTCAACACAAGAAATTCACGAGAAGGTGCTGGAGACGTTGAAAAAAAGTTATTATGAAACGTTTATGCATATCTGCATCTTGTCCTTGTGGCTAAATTTTCTCCTTAAAGGTTTAATATGATCCATATTTGTCCTTCAAAGGTGCTGAATGAGGCTGTGGCCGCCCTGCTTTATCACACCATCACTCTCTCCAGAGATGacttggagaagtttaaaggtcTCCGAGTAATAGTTAGAATTGGGTCTGGGTTTGACAATGTTGATGTCAAAGCAGCTGCTGAGCTTGGTAAGACGATAGAGCTTTGCCATTTTTCTAATGTATAGAATAtccaatttgttaaatttttcttAACTCTCTCCACATAGGTATTGCCGTTTGTAACGTTCCAGCATCCTCAGTGGAGGAGACAGCCGACACTTCGCTATGTTTGATCCTTAACCTATACAGACGAGTCACCTGGATGCACCAGGCTCTCCGGGAGGGAACCCGAGCCTCCAGTGTGGAACAGATCCGAGAAGTGGCCGGTGGTGCTGCTCGAATTCGAGGAGAGACACTTGGCATCATTGGGCTTGGTTAGTGAAAGGCCTGTTAAAATGCATCCAATTGTTTCTCTCCAAACATTATTTGATAAAGAATCAATCACGTCCAACCTGAGAGTGTTGTCttgaacatagacttcataatgtaattgACGGGACGCTGTGCGCTGGgccaataaatagggggcctgcattgttggtgaagctgtcaaagctgaccgagtggaatcacagacaaagagcttatttcgttgaaaattcttgtgaataccgtatttttcgtacTATTCAGTCATACCTGccacaccagcccaaaaatgcgcaatgaagaggtaaaaaaaacatataatacGCACCGGTGTATGTCGCATTTTGGTGGGAAATTTacgtgataaaatccaacacatacaacagatatgtcatcgtgaaaggcaatttaaaataaaaatacaatagataaCAAGATGCTGAATaactgtacagtatgataattagaggcgtgcgaaatttccgattcttagattattcgcgattcggccgtggaagattcgagaacgattcacaaatatccaaattccgtttattgaattataccaggtaaagcgaaagtaaaacacagtcagcgcggtctttgggacgcaatgaggaatggactgagagtaaatatcatgttcaactcatgccgttagataaaaaaaaacaatcatacttgACTGCGGCCgagagccgctacaaacaacccccagttgctagttgctacaaacatatggctacagtagatatcatatatatgtagaactagatgcaatatgacAGACGACATCGGTATTAGaagatgtattattgaacagagatgcgaaatgacactttccggcataagtaaacagccgccatcttaaagcggtAGACCTCTCtacaaggctctgttgtagcgaacttaattaactttttatctaaaatactcctaaatcggcagaatcttgtcttgaatctatctttaaatgatgaaatagttttaaaactttgacaaaagtagacagaagggaaattatggaataacgggagcaattttaccaactgtaacagttgattcacaacattaaattaattgaatgtagttaaaAGCTGCTGattcagaatggggactggagtttttttatttactgttatttttgtacatttgtttactgttatatgttaacttgatactgaaaaagtagtttggtttagcctaagaacatttttgaacaattttggaactaatgtacaaaacatttaaaaaaaaaaaaaaaaggaggggggtgcatcaataatcgttttataatcgaattggatcccctgaatcgtaatcgaatcgttaggtggccaaagattcccagctctaatgataatgttacatgatgcatgaacaacgaaatgcgaacgtggccggtatgttaatgtaacttaGCTATTAAgacttattcagataactatagcataaagaacctgttaacaagtttaccaaaccatcagtgtcactccaaaagaccaaaataacatgttaactgatataataatgtgttaataattttacacataaatcgctccagagtataagccgcacccccatccaaactatggaaaaaaaaaaaactgtgacttatgtccgaaaaatacggttaaTGCTtagatccctgaattctttatattgacgtaaaactgtcttgattcttggttaaaagcaaaaaacgtgcaggtagcttttattttacgtaaatacagtatgtcgaatgtgcggctcgtctttaagttcacagTGGCCCTGCCTTaccacagcaaagagctttttaacttgaaattcttgtgaataaatgcttaaatccctgaattctttatagatatggacgtaaaacagtctcgattcttggttaaaagcaaaagaaactgtgcaagtagcatttattttacgtaaatatgtcgaatgtgcgggTGGTCTTTAAGTtcgctgtggcgccgccttaccacaacaaagagctttttacgttgaaattcttgtgaataaatgcttaaatcgctgaaTTATTCTTGAttcgtggttaaaagcaaaaaaaaaaaaaaaatgcgcaggtagtatttattttacgtaaatattgcgaactatgatgccaatggctcagcggctaatttctcaatttttttttcacaacgttttaaaatgcatgcatggtacgaaaaatataataaatacctagAATCCTGGAGCAAATCTCTTCTGAGAcactccttcctgtttgtatgtggtacagctttcatactttttgaaCCGAAATCCACCGTTagttcgctgcgtgcgtgtttgtgaaaAGCTCCTCTTTATGTGGGCGGCCTCCTGCAAGGCAAGGAGTTGCTCAGTGCATGGCCGAGCTGACCTGTCAATAATGATGATGTCTATGACTTGAAATTGAGAGTTAACGTGTTATTCAAAACATCTAGTTTGGCCTTAAACAGTATTGTGGCCCTCCAGGTCGCGTTGGCCAAGCAGTGGCACTGCGGGCCAAGGCCTTTGGGTTTGGCGTCATCTTTTATGACCCCTATTTGCCTGATGGCGTGGAGCGCTCCCTGGGCCTTCAGCGCATGGCTACCCTCCAAGACCTGCTCATTCACTCAGACTGCGTATCCCTGCACTGCAGCCTCAACGAGCATAACCACCATCTTATCAATGACTTCACTATCAAACAGGTGAGCTGGAAAAATGTGCGAAATCTTATCCACCTTTCGACCATAGTACTTAGAGTATGCCAATCCTTATGtggtaaaaaataagattagaTAATAATTGACTACTGGCCTCTGAAATGTTTTAGGAATCTTAAATTTAGCtaatttttctcaaattttcTGTCGGATTAATGAATCTTAATATTGCCTTGTTCAGTGCAATGGAAATAACTAATCTGCTATCAAACTCAAGCCTTTATTAAGAGAAATTCACTTCATTTCTGCTGTTTTGCATATTCTGTTTGGATATCAGTCGATCTTTGATAAACGTTGGTGCTGTGACTGAATTAACAAGAAGctattatatcattattttgTCTGCCAATTTCTCTCTATTGTCTGTCCGTCATGAAAATTCTACTCAGCTGCTGTTACCACGTGTTCATTGACTTGATTTCTTGAGTCTATGCAACTTTAATATTCTGAAATATTGAAATGAGCGTGCATTGAGGAGTTACACTTGTAatgatttaaaacaaaatacaacaaaaagagGACATTCGTTGCAGATTATTTTTACTTTAGCGAACCGCTGCTGCGGCattgttcattattttttaaatctcaaAGCAGTTCACTGTTGAAAGCGTTAAGTATAGAGAGTTAGTGTTCTCAGGAATTAATGTACCTGATTTAGTGTACATTACAGGCTTTTGTCGGTGAGGAATAAAATCTGCTCGCTGTTGCTCTTTCACAACTCAAACAAGAGGGATAAAGAATTAACCACGAATGGGtgcaaataaacattaaaagtctCAGAATTGTTTGTTTCCTCGTAATGAGCTAATACTTACTAACAATTAAcgtgaaatgaaaaaacatttttggatgTCATATTCATGGAGCAAATTGGTATATTGTTTgtacaatacaatatttgccaatacagtggtacctcgacatacgatcgcgtcgacacacgatcttttcgacatccaacgtaaaatttgactcgccatgctcgaaatatgacgatttatgacagcgctgcagtttctttgttttcccgcaagacagacgcacggcaaattttcttgtgacagaaatcaacatgggttccaagaatgctagtgcaggtggtgaaaaaaggagaatggtgaggcttaccattgaaatgaagatggaaatgacagaaaaatatgagcgtggtgtgcgtccgtgaactggcttgtcagtacggccgtagaatctttacaaggagtgggaacctctaagtacctcacgatacgatacgatacaaagctcacaataatgatgatctgacgatatggcgctaCAACGacaatcgatacattggtcaggaaatcattctaggatattctacaagcaactaataaacagaaaaacacaattttcaTCCTTCGGCTGTGTGTTTataactagtagacgtccaatccatttgaactgggagggtggcagcgacccggattggacgtctatggctgtcagtggcagccaatgccaggcaatgaggtaattttgggccatttatggtcatttacctgttgattttcagttacttcctgttgattttgggttattttatgggtcacctcatgtttattttgagttacataacaggaagtgacctgggaatcatccaaataaataggcagAGACTCAAActtaacaggaaatgccctaaaatgaacagcaagtgacctgtaaatgccccgaaaatcggaccgaatgactgtgaactctggctttgaatgaacgaacgttcccagtctaaatggattgggcgtcgagcaccgtcaatggaagccttaatgttaactgagacactattatggtggaagattttggctgcaacttgatggttctgttattttgttgtttttgtttttttttttttttttttttttaaattgacacctttttaaaacgttatCTCGATtcctgacaggagcatatcgataaccttttgggatacaaagtatcatgatatatcaccattttgatattttgtcacacccctaatcttAATGATCTTgacagtcctcctccgacctccattcgccagtctttatcagttaaggtgacaattattgtggtaacatctcccaaaaatcgccagcttcgtcaggtttttaatcatttatttcagaacttgtgcaacacaacatgcctactgtccgccttaactgaacatgaaaagtgaaagtaaaaagtcctttcCCACTCCATCAAGTCAGCCACGTGTGCAttaaggtacaccacgcaaaacacattcgccacattagaacccgattcgttacattattacaggtattattattactattattattattccaatttttattcataatgtatttgttttgctctgtgtaattgctatttgcaatagtactagCAGCATTTCTTAAGGATttaaggttttcgggctgtgaatgaattcatggaattataatgtattcttatggggaaattctgctcgaaatacgaccattttgacttacaaacaaggttctggaacaaattaacttcgtatgtagaggtaccgctgtattaCAAATTGTGCAACCATTCGATTCAAGGGCCTCCGAGCGATTTAAAACCATATGTAACCTTttaaaaccttgataaatgttttgcattttgatcCATTTCGGTTTGATTGTGCTAAACCAATCGATATATCAATCCAGATTAGTGTATTTTTATGCTCTTGTTTGTAATGCCTTTGCTGTATACAAGTACCGATAAAGATTGAATCGCTGATCTACCCACAGCCATTTGTTGAAGT
This Corythoichthys intestinalis isolate RoL2023-P3 chromosome 11, ASM3026506v1, whole genome shotgun sequence DNA region includes the following protein-coding sequences:
- the LOC130924047 gene encoding C-terminal-binding protein 1 isoform X1; translation: MALMDKHKQVKRQRLDRICEGIRPPILNGPMHPRPLVALLDGRDCTVEMPILKDVATVAFCDAQSTQEIHEKVLNEAVAALLYHTITLSRDDLEKFKGLRVIVRIGSGFDNVDVKAAAELGIAVCNVPASSVEETADTSLCLILNLYRRVTWMHQALREGTRASSVEQIREVAGGAARIRGETLGIIGLGRVGQAVALRAKAFGFGVIFYDPYLPDGVERSLGLQRMATLQDLLIHSDCVSLHCSLNEHNHHLINDFTIKQMRQGAFLVNTSRGGLVDEKALAQALKEGRIRGAALDVHESEPFSFSTGPLKDAPNLICTPHTSWYSEQASVEAREEAAREVRRAITGRIPDSLKNCVNKEYLMAASQWPSMEAATVHPELNGATYRFPPGLINVATAGGLPGAGAGVESLVSANLAHGIAPVSHPPHAPSPGQPTKAEADRDIPSDQ
- the LOC130924047 gene encoding C-terminal-binding protein 1 isoform X2 → MQGIRPPILNGPMHPRPLVALLDGRDCTVEMPILKDVATVAFCDAQSTQEIHEKVLNEAVAALLYHTITLSRDDLEKFKGLRVIVRIGSGFDNVDVKAAAELGIAVCNVPASSVEETADTSLCLILNLYRRVTWMHQALREGTRASSVEQIREVAGGAARIRGETLGIIGLGRVGQAVALRAKAFGFGVIFYDPYLPDGVERSLGLQRMATLQDLLIHSDCVSLHCSLNEHNHHLINDFTIKQMRQGAFLVNTSRGGLVDEKALAQALKEGRIRGAALDVHESEPFSFSTGPLKDAPNLICTPHTSWYSEQASVEAREEAAREVRRAITGRIPDSLKNCVNKEYLMAASQWPSMEAATVHPELNGATYRFPPGLINVATAGGLPGAGAGVESLVSANLAHGIAPVSHPPHAPSPGQPTKAEADRDIPSDQ